A single genomic interval of Croceibacter atlanticus HTCC2559 harbors:
- a CDS encoding FMN-binding glutamate synthase family protein: protein MDAFFHFLGLIPWWLYIIIVLALIAIRDIFFNKKHIITHNFPIVGHFRYALESIGPELRQYIVANNREELPFNRIERGWIYASAKNENNYEGFGTDRDIFENNYIFVNNALLPYKVTENHPNYKDPYFLPCAKVIGASKKRARPFRPSSVINVSAMSFGSLSARAIESMNKGCNLAHAYHNTGEGGLSPYHKTGADVVFHFGTGYFGVRDGKGGFSMEKMIALVKDNPQIRAIEVKLSQGAKPGKGGVLPAAKITEEISEIRHVPLGKDVLSPPTHSAFEGVEGLINFVEDIATATGLPVGIKAAIGKLDQWKELATLMKTTGKGPDFITVDGGEGGTGAAPPSFADHVALPWMFGFSELYRIFDEQELCDQIVFIGSGKLGFPAQAAKAFSLGVDCINVAREAMLAIGCIQAKACHNNTCPTGVATQNKWLQRGINIEDKAVRTNFYFKNFRKEFLEMTHACGYEHPCQLTMDDVEVSLGDKNLIQPLAASFGYHKVKVPFTSMKDLQECPHLGGHYKTKKEAKNVKKAKQKEEVRY, encoded by the coding sequence ATGGATGCATTTTTTCATTTCTTAGGCCTAATCCCTTGGTGGCTATACATTATAATAGTATTGGCCCTTATTGCAATAAGAGATATATTCTTCAATAAAAAACACATTATAACACATAACTTTCCGATAGTTGGTCATTTTAGATATGCATTAGAAAGTATTGGTCCAGAATTAAGACAATATATAGTTGCCAATAATAGAGAAGAGCTTCCTTTTAATAGAATTGAACGTGGATGGATATATGCTTCAGCTAAAAACGAAAATAATTATGAAGGCTTTGGAACAGATAGAGATATTTTTGAAAACAATTACATCTTTGTAAACAACGCCTTGCTTCCTTATAAAGTAACAGAAAATCACCCTAATTATAAAGACCCATACTTTTTGCCGTGTGCAAAAGTTATTGGAGCTTCTAAAAAAAGAGCGAGACCTTTTAGACCAAGTTCTGTCATAAATGTTTCTGCAATGAGTTTTGGTTCTCTTTCTGCACGTGCTATAGAGTCTATGAACAAAGGTTGTAATCTTGCTCATGCTTATCATAATACAGGTGAAGGTGGATTATCTCCTTATCACAAAACTGGTGCTGATGTTGTTTTTCATTTTGGTACAGGTTATTTTGGCGTAAGAGATGGAAAAGGTGGCTTTTCTATGGAAAAAATGATTGCGTTAGTAAAAGACAATCCGCAGATTAGAGCTATTGAGGTTAAGTTGTCTCAAGGTGCAAAACCCGGAAAAGGCGGAGTTTTACCTGCTGCAAAAATTACTGAGGAAATATCTGAAATACGACACGTACCTCTTGGAAAAGATGTGCTTTCACCACCAACGCATTCTGCTTTTGAAGGTGTTGAAGGTTTAATAAATTTTGTTGAAGATATTGCTACTGCTACAGGATTACCAGTAGGTATAAAAGCTGCTATAGGAAAATTAGACCAATGGAAAGAGTTAGCAACATTAATGAAAACAACCGGTAAAGGTCCAGATTTTATAACTGTTGATGGTGGCGAAGGTGGTACTGGTGCTGCTCCACCAAGTTTTGCAGATCACGTTGCCTTACCTTGGATGTTTGGGTTTTCCGAACTTTATAGAATATTTGATGAACAAGAACTTTGTGATCAAATTGTGTTTATAGGTAGTGGAAAATTAGGATTTCCTGCACAAGCTGCCAAAGCCTTTTCTTTAGGTGTAGATTGTATAAATGTTGCAAGAGAAGCTATGTTGGCAATTGGTTGCATACAGGCTAAAGCGTGTCATAATAACACATGTCCTACTGGTGTTGCTACACAAAACAAATGGTTACAACGTGGTATAAACATTGAAGATAAAGCGGTACGTACTAACTTTTACTTTAAAAACTTTAGAAAAGAGTTTTTAGAGATGACACATGCTTGTGGGTACGAACATCCTTGCCAATTAACTATGGATGATGTAGAAGTTAGCTTAGGAGATAAAAATCTTATACAGCCATTGGCAGCATCTTTTGGTTACCATAAAGTAAAAGTACCTTTTACCTCTATGAAGGATTTACAGGAATGTCCGCATCTTGGTGGTCATTATAAAACAAAGAAAGAAGCCAAGAATGTAAAAAAAGCAAAGCAAAAAGAAGAAGTTAGATATTAA
- the rpsR gene encoding 30S ribosomal protein S18, with protein sequence MATSIEQQAKGKKDGEIRYLTPLNIETSKKEKYCRFKKNGIKYIDYKNPDFLGMLVNEQGKLLPRRLTGTSLKYQRKVAQAVKRARHIALMPYVTDLYNK encoded by the coding sequence ATGGCAACATCTATTGAGCAACAAGCAAAAGGAAAGAAAGACGGCGAGATTAGATACCTAACTCCGCTTAATATTGAGACTTCTAAGAAAGAGAAGTACTGTCGTTTTAAGAAAAATGGAATTAAGTATATTGATTACAAAAACCCAGATTTCTTAGGAATGTTAGTAAACGAACAAGGTAAATTGTTACCACGTCGTTTAACAGGAACATCTTTAAAGTATCAGCGTAAAGTGGCGCAAGCTGTAAAGCGTGCAAGACATATTGCACTTATGCCATACGTAACAGATTTATATAACAAGTAA
- the rpsF gene encoding 30S ribosomal protein S6 translates to MNHYETVFILNPVLSDEQIKETVKKFEDFLISKDAKMVNKEDWGLKKLAYAIQNKKSGFYHLFEYQVAGEHIEPLEVLFRRDERIMRFLTVKLDKHAVEWAKTRVKRNKEKA, encoded by the coding sequence ATGAATCATTATGAAACTGTTTTCATCTTGAATCCCGTTTTATCTGATGAACAGATAAAGGAGACAGTTAAGAAATTTGAAGATTTTCTTATTTCTAAAGATGCCAAGATGGTTAACAAAGAAGATTGGGGGCTAAAAAAATTAGCTTACGCAATCCAAAACAAGAAAAGTGGTTTTTATCACTTGTTTGAGTACCAAGTAGCTGGAGAGCACATTGAGCCACTAGAGGTTTTGTTTAGACGTGACGAGCGTATTATGCGTTTCCTTACTGTAAAGTTAGACAAACATGCTGTAGAGTGGGCTAAAACAAGAGTTAAACGTAACAAAGAAAAAGCATAA
- the rplI gene encoding 50S ribosomal protein L9 produces MQLILKQDVENLGFTDDVVEVKPGYGRNFLIPQGKAVLATPSSIKSLEETLKQRSYKERKAIEAAKSLAEKLNSLDLTMTAKAGEADKMFGSISNADLSERLEKEGIEIDKKYISIAGGNIKRLGQYEATVRFHREVVETVTFDVVGEN; encoded by the coding sequence ATGCAACTTATTTTAAAACAAGACGTTGAGAATCTAGGATTCACAGACGATGTGGTAGAAGTAAAGCCAGGTTACGGACGTAACTTTTTAATCCCACAAGGTAAAGCAGTATTAGCAACACCATCTAGCATTAAATCTTTAGAAGAAACGTTAAAGCAACGTAGCTATAAAGAACGTAAAGCTATTGAAGCTGCTAAGTCTTTAGCTGAAAAATTAAATTCTTTAGATCTAACAATGACAGCAAAAGCTGGAGAAGCAGACAAAATGTTTGGAAGCATCTCTAACGCAGATTTGTCTGAGCGTTTAGAAAAAGAAGGTATCGAGATAGACAAGAAGTACATTAGCATTGCTGGTGGAAACATTAAGAGACTAGGACAATATGAAGCGACAGTTCGTTTTCATAGAGAAGTAGTTGAAACTGTAACGTTTGACGTTGTAGGAGAAAACTAG
- a CDS encoding DUF6495 family protein, producing MKYSRLTKEQFEEMHEEFINFLATQSITGEEWETIKKDKPEVAEAELDVFSDLVWEGVLNKVEYLEHYSKQQIFLFKIDQVQISLIGVKVNNNVIDITTPEGYQWLQENLKTDAVDIYTSNKVLKEDRNKDIFALIQQGSNITKGELYNYFNELLALD from the coding sequence ATGAAATATTCAAGACTTACAAAAGAACAATTTGAAGAAATGCATGAAGAGTTTATAAACTTTCTTGCAACCCAATCTATAACTGGAGAAGAATGGGAAACCATAAAAAAAGATAAACCAGAGGTTGCAGAAGCAGAGCTAGATGTTTTTAGCGACCTGGTTTGGGAAGGTGTTTTAAATAAAGTAGAATACTTAGAGCACTATTCTAAACAGCAAATCTTCCTGTTTAAAATAGACCAAGTCCAAATTTCGCTTATTGGCGTAAAAGTTAATAATAACGTTATAGATATTACAACTCCAGAAGGCTACCAATGGCTTCAAGAGAATTTGAAAACAGATGCTGTGGATATATACACATCTAATAAAGTACTTAAAGAAGACCGTAATAAAGATATTTTCGCCTTAATACAACAAGGCTCTAATATAACTAAAGGGGAACTTTACAATTACTTTAATGAATTATTAGCGTTAGACTAA
- a CDS encoding DUF7935 family protein: MNTDKILELIFYTAPAIVVGLVVFYFLKTWQAEQDKRRYFELQKENQKEALPLRLQAYERMTLFLERISLGNLLLRVKPYNDEVDAYENLLISTIEQEFEHNLAQQIYLSDRAWGVIRASKNATMSIIRKTAMNESVTNSDKLRETILSDLIDRPTPTDAGLAQLKEDVKAFL; this comes from the coding sequence ATGAATACTGATAAAATTTTAGAGCTTATATTTTATACCGCGCCAGCAATAGTTGTAGGCTTGGTCGTATTTTATTTCTTGAAAACTTGGCAAGCAGAGCAAGATAAAAGACGCTATTTTGAGCTTCAGAAAGAAAACCAAAAAGAAGCCTTACCTCTTAGATTACAAGCTTATGAGCGTATGACGTTGTTTTTAGAACGTATCTCCTTAGGAAACCTATTATTACGAGTTAAACCTTATAATGACGAGGTAGATGCTTATGAAAACTTACTTATTAGTACTATAGAGCAAGAATTTGAGCATAATTTAGCACAACAAATATATTTAAGTGATAGAGCTTGGGGTGTTATTAGAGCATCAAAAAATGCTACAATGTCAATAATTAGGAAGACAGCAATGAACGAGTCTGTAACAAACTCTGATAAGCTGAGAGAAACAATACTCTCAGATTTAATTGATCGTCCTACACCTACAGATGCAGGACTAGCTCAATTAAAAGAAGATGTAAAAGCGTTTCTTTAG
- a CDS encoding LytR/AlgR family response regulator transcription factor translates to MEDVKLKCVVVDDSGLQRLSMVKLIKDHPNLQLVGEFSNAIETKNGLLDLGVDLLFLDVEMPILSGFDLLDDLRNKPLIIFVTGKTQYAHKAFDYEAIDYIHKPVTRDRFNKAAAKAIGLYKLQNDKSSVEDDRFIFVKSNLKKRKVMLGSLKYIEALGDYVKFVTNTDSFVVLATMKSFEKELEDENFLRIHKSYIVNLDRIQRYNSREVEIDGEKIPLSRHKKTLLADALSSN, encoded by the coding sequence TTGGAAGACGTAAAATTAAAATGTGTAGTTGTAGATGATTCTGGCTTACAACGCCTATCTATGGTTAAACTTATTAAAGATCACCCTAACCTTCAATTAGTTGGAGAGTTTAGCAATGCCATAGAAACTAAAAATGGATTGTTAGATTTAGGTGTCGATTTATTATTCCTTGATGTTGAAATGCCAATTCTTTCTGGTTTTGATCTTTTAGATGACTTAAGAAACAAGCCTCTTATAATTTTTGTTACAGGAAAAACTCAATATGCACACAAGGCTTTTGATTATGAAGCTATAGATTATATTCATAAACCAGTCACAAGAGATCGTTTTAATAAAGCGGCTGCAAAAGCTATTGGTCTTTATAAATTACAAAATGACAAATCTTCTGTTGAAGATGACCGTTTTATCTTTGTAAAGAGCAACCTTAAGAAACGTAAAGTTATGTTGGGTAGCTTAAAATATATTGAAGCTCTTGGTGATTATGTGAAGTTTGTAACTAACACAGATTCTTTTGTGGTGTTAGCAACAATGAAGTCTTTTGAAAAGGAGCTTGAGGATGAAAACTTTCTTCGTATTCACAAATCCTATATTGTAAACTTAGATCGCATACAGCGCTACAACAGTCGTGAAGTGGAAATTGATGGTGAGAAAATTCCATTAAGCAGACACAAAAAAACGCTTTTAGCAGATGCGCTAAGCTCTAATTAA